The Vigna unguiculata cultivar IT97K-499-35 chromosome 6, ASM411807v1, whole genome shotgun sequence genome contains a region encoding:
- the LOC114188307 gene encoding wee1-like protein kinase, translating into MNTKRQNEEPELEPSAGEDDGIILSQQLFCTPDYLTPEDQFPLKGFHSDIDKVEEDDPCPKSPRKEKPYETKFKRRRVEDGDTLSFTDDGEPVVKLGSNHEPFVGFESHFDRVEDFHILRTHTSRSAGCRPPLCNRNSFLNSNSEDEENIFRIQTLKWNDYGNGPPSIIGSNGSSRYINDFREIKEIGKGNFNKVFKVMNRLDGCMYAVKRTIERLRTEPERLKAFNEVQSLAAIGRHKNIVTYYYSWIEVEQMYTQMEFCDHNLSYENCPILLTERHELQVLYQVSSALQFIHEKGIAHLHVKPQNIYVKDGIYKLGGFRCATLLDNSLHVEAGDAQYMPPEILNENYDHLGKADIFSLGASMFDIIQRSRLPKAETEFSKLKEGKVPHLPGVTIQFQNLLKVMMDPDPLKRPSATEILGNSIFRGSLKMT; encoded by the exons ATGAATACGAAAAGGCAGAACGAAGAGCCGGAGCTGGAGCCTTCTGCCGGAGAGGATGACGGCATCATTCTCAGTCAGCAACTGTTTTG CACACCGGATTACTTAACTCCGGAAGATCAGTTTCCTTTGAAAGGCTTCCATAGTGACATCGACAAG GTGGAGGAAGATGACCCATGCCCCAAGTCACCCCGGAAGGAGAAACCGTATGAAACCAAATTCAAAAGACGCAGAGTGG AGGACGGTGATACTCTCAGTTTTACCGATGATGGTGAACCAGTTGTGAAACTTGGCAGTAACCATGAGCCATTTGTGGGATTTGAGAGTCATTTTGATCGAGTAGAAGACTTTCATATATTAAGGACTCATACGTCGCGTTCTGCTGGATGCCGGCCTCCTCTTTGCAATAGAAACTCCTTTTTGAACAGCAATTCAGAGGACGAAGAGAACATTTTTAGAATCCAAACATTAAAATGGAATG ACTATGGAAATGGTCCACCTTCCATTATTGGTAGTAATGGTTCGTCACGCTATATCAATGACTTTCGTGAGATTAAG GAAATTGGTAAAGGAaactttaacaaagtttttaaagTAATGAACCGATTAGATGGCTGCATGTATGCTGTGAAACGTACCATCGAAAGGTTGCGTACGGAACCAGAAAG GCTTAAAGCTTTTAACGAAGTTCAATCTTTGGCTGCCATAG GGCGCCATAAAAATATAGTGACATACTATTATTCTTGGATTGAGGTTGAACAAATGTATACTCAGATGGAGTTTTGTGATCACAACTTATCTTATGAAAACTGTCCAATATTGCTTACCGAACGACATGAACTGCAAGTTTTATATCAG GTTTCTAGTGCATTGCAATTTATACATGAAAAGGGAATAGCTCATCTTCATGTCAAGCCACAAAATATTTACGTCAAAGATGGCATTTATAAGCTTGGTGGTTTTCGATGTGCGACTCTATTAGACAATAGCTTGCATGTTGAAGCGGGTGATGCACAGTACATGCCGCCGGAGATTCTCAATGAGAATTATGATCACCTAGGGAAGGCAGATATCTTCTCCCTAGGAGCTTCCATGTTTGACATAATTCAAAGATCACGTTTGCCAAAAGCAGAAACTGAGTTCTCTAAACTTAAAGAGGGAAAGGTGCCACACTTGCCTGGAGTTACAATCCAGTTTCAAAACTTGCTCAAG GTCATGATGGACCCTGATCCTCTTAAGCGTCCTTCTGCCACTGAGATATTGGGAAATTCAATATTCAGAGGATCCCTTAAAATGACATAA